The genomic DNA CTTATAAACGTTCAGGTCCAGAACGGTTTGGCTCTCTACACCACATGGACATCCATCGCCTCCCTGATCAACTTCTCACTGGTCCTCCACCTGTGGGGCGTGGACAGGGTCACCGCAGCGACAGCTTCTCTGTGCATCCTGTTTGCGGAGGTGGTGGGCTGGTAAGCTCTGATTGGGCGAGCATTTACCATGTGACGCTAGCAGATTCGCTGGCTTTTTAGTTTGGACTGAAATGCTggtctcagcagcagcatcacctgGGGTTAACcgtttgtctttgtgtgcaggTTCATCCTCGAGAACTGGGTGCTGGACCGCTGGGTGCGTAACATCCTGACCGTCTACCCCGTGGTGATTGTGGCCCTGGTCGGAAACATCTTCAAACATTTCAACCCAGACGATCCCACTCCAAATTCCGTGTTTATGGGTGAGTTTAGCATAAACTGGATCACTCAACCAACACCCGCGACCTCACCAGCACCAGCCAACCACTTCCATCTTTGTAGCGTAGCCTAACAAGCTAACTACGTGACTTTTCATCTGACCTCTGCTGAATGTGCACATTAAGGCTGCCTTTATGTCCATTCTTAATCATTAAGTTCTGGTGGTTTGTCCTGTTTTCCGCCCTACCAGTCGTGCTGCTGGTGTTGGCCTGTGTCCTGCTGGTTTTCCGAGTCTGCACGGTCATCTGGAGAAACATCAGGCGCCCCCTCCACTCCCCGGGCTCGGCGCGGCTGATGATCTCGCCCCTCGACGGCAGCAAATTCAAGATCTTCACCTAAACGGCACGTCCTGTCCCGCTGTGGCCTTCGAACTCTCAGCCCCCAGACGCCACTCTCACTAGGTTACATTTTCACCCAAGCCACTGCCACGCTAAAGGGTAAATGTGCTGTGGGGTCATTCTTGTGAAGGTATTACACTAGTCATGGGTTCCATTTCTTGGAGTGTAATGTTTGAAATTGGCTTGAAAATGTATTAAGAGTCTGTAATGGGAAGGCTGGAAAACGTCTCTCCTGTCAGACCGCTCAATGCGACTATATGTCTACATGCAAAGCACTTTTTATACACACGCATGTGATTTGATTGTTCTGTATTGCtgttttttggctgtttttattgttttctaaatGTTATGTGTATCCATGCACTGACAATAGACTTTATACTTGTCAATATGTATGTTGGCTTTTTGACTTTCATTTTGAACAAGTAAACAGTCGTCTTTTCTACACACACGTCATAATCTCTTTCTGATTTGCCAATTAAAGCCTTGATTTTCACATGGAATGCAGTCTGGTTTCCTGTCAAATAAAATGGTAGGTACAGTAGGACAAACGTTTCCCCACCGTACAGACACAGCCACCGCCACATCCACACGAGTACTGGGGATGGAGATTGGTGCCGGGTGTGTATGTAGATGCTCTTAGACATAATAACAAGAATCCCAGATCCCAGAAGTAGCGCCCACATGGAAGAGTCACTGGATCCTTCAGAAGATCCAGCAAGGTTTAGATCTTCCCCTTCCCAGTGATGGCGCACGTCTGAGAGTTTCACTTCCTCGCAACGGAGAAAGACACGCTGCATCGGCCGATCCAAGCCAAAGCTGTTCCTGGGGTCCATGTTCGCTTGCTGAGCTACATCAAACGCGAACGTCAAGAGAGAGGGACCAGGAAACGTGGACAAGTGGAATAGACCACTGTCTGAGAGCAGATGTGTGCGGAGGACATTTTCAGGTCCTGCTTCATTCCAGAAAGAAGAGGAACCTGAACTTACAACAACTGTTAAGCCCTCTGTTATGTAATGAAGGGACAGAATATGtcacaagggggggggggggggggggcaccaggCATGGAGGAAGTTCCCAATGCCCGAACCAGCTTGAGCATTTATTAAAGGGCATACAACACACTCTagtgcagtggttcccaacatggTTCACGCCACAAATGCATGTGAACCAGACCCAGAAAGCAGcacatacatacttacatacttttacacGCCTGAATTATTGCTTTTGTTGTCATAAGCATTTAAAgccacaattttttttttttgacgtgAACACTGAAAGTGGAAAGTTGATGTCATGGCTCTGTTGCTCAGAgtgcattttgtttgctttgcattcctgccccctagtggtcacACTTGCTTAATGCtgatttaaatgacatttatgttATCCATGTTTTGTGAAATGAGCCCTAACATGGGGCTGGGAAAATTCACCTTGCTTTGAgattttaaatcatatttagGAGGCACAGCTATgatttaacaataataattcgACACAGTAGACTAAAAACATATTCTGACAGAACGGTGCCAGACGGTCCGGAGGGGGAATTAGTAGGAGTGCAATAATTATATGATACAGATGCCACAGCGAGAGTTGAGATCAACTTGAGCAAAAGAGACTTGTTGCTGATGTGGTGCAACATCTGAACACTTGGGGCGTATACAACATTCCAGAGGTCCTTTGTCTTTCATTATGATAGAAAATTGGTGGATGTGTTGCAGTCAGTTCCAATGTTGGCCAGACAAACATGTCAAAGGCTGGTTGCCATATCTTAACAAATCCCTCCCTTGAAGTGTGGGTCAGTTTTTCCAGAGGGAGTGTGTCTCCTTATACCAAATCCCCCAGCGCAGGGGTGTCCTCGGAAATCCAGAATTTAAGAATAGTCTTTCGTGCTATATTTATATAGCTCCAAGTCATGTCCAATCAAGGTGATCGCCTCGTCTTTCCCTTGTCTCCACGATGCTTGTGTCATTGCACGCTTCCAAAAAGAGAAAGCTTAATATTTTCTTCCGCtttattggacttttttttactttaaatgtacAGAACTTAATACTATTTATACGTGACATTCaccactttttttcttttaccataGAGATACACTGTACGTCTAGCGGTGGTCTGAACATCTTATCTGACCTTAGCGTGCCTAGATAGAATGAATAAGTTCCTTCTGGTGGTGGGGTATGAAAGTAAATGTAGGTGTCTAGGAAAGAAGGGAACTAATATCAGTACTAAAGGAACATAATATTACGTCAGGAGTTCTTCTCAGAAAGGCATTATGGGGACATAATGAAATAGAAacgtgttgtttgtttttgtcccgcCAATCTACTGCCACACATTATCCAGTCCACCAGGTGGCGCTAATGAAGCTGCACGCTGCTTTACCACCCGCCAATAACtccaaagagaaagaggagagcgTCACCGACGAAGTGCGGAAGTAGTGGCAGCGCTGCCGGGAAGTGGACAGCACAGCTACTTTGAGCCTGCGGTCCGTGACGCTGAAGTTTGCGCGGAAACAGCCCTCGCCGTCGTGtccaaaatgtctaaaaatgcGCTCTCCGACCGGTTCAGAAAAGTCGACGTAGACGAGTACGACGAGAACAAGTTCGTGGACGAGGAAGACGGAGGAGAGAACCAGGGCGGGCCGGACGAAGCAGAAGTTGACGGCTTGCTCAGGCAATATCCTTTAACCTCCAAGTCGGTTCTGTACGTTCTCAAGACAGGGGCGCGAGCCAGCCGATATCAGCAGGAAGTCCTCGTCGGGGCTCGCCGCGCGCCTCTTGCCCTGTTAGCTTGCGACGCTACAATGTGTGACGGCTAAGCGACAGCCTCGCAGTGTACTCTGACATGCATCACAAGTGCTCCGTTTCAGCCGTGTAAGTTGCAGTCGTGATATGTTAGACATGGGcgacatttatttttatttattttttttatgtttcttggCGTAATGTGTGCGTTTCCGGGTGTTCACAGGAGGGTGTGGCCGGGTACTTTGTTGATAGGTAACGCTAGTGTTTTTAACCCGcctgttcattttgtgtgtgtgttgtagtgcaTAACTCTACAGGCTCCACACGCCAGCTTTTGAACGTTAAACATAGCAGCGAAGATGCAGTGACGCGACACAGTCtctcagttttgtgttttatttatttaaagcaagGGAAATGCAATTGTGTAAGTCCTTGACCGGTTGTTTCGCAAGGGGAACATGAACGCGGCTCTCCACGCCGTGCTAAAGAATCCTCCAATCAACGCCAAGAACCAGAACACCAAGGTATCAGTatttgttcaaatgtgtttatatcTGGGAGATAGCAACAGACCTCAGTCAGCACTCAGACCAGCTTCAACTAATGAATAAAGTCAAGATGTTGTTGTCGGAGGAGGCTGTATGACTTTTAGCGTTAGAGGTATTAAAGGCCCTATATATGATGCTCgtttccagctctgtgtttttattctgggactccactagagcagctctgcatgattcacagttgaaaaaaagtcctgatgtgtctcctcctggcccttcatgcagcccctcagtccccccccaccccctctgtctgaaacaagctgtttgagacaaactgaacaacctccaaacacttgaagagtagttcctgagcagagcgctccaataactcagacagactgagcgggtggatgagcgtccctgtacttggtgacctgcttgggggggggggtgaccgtatcattgtgacatcacaacctcacggaagtcccgacggctcgttcAAAGGCGCCGTTCCTGATTACGGGGCTGTGTGCGAGtgtttttgatgctttcacagtattgatacagcacccagacctgctttataatcaaacaagacatggacgtctacaatatgggacctttaaagtgtgtgacagtgtCAGTAAGAATGTGGGACTCCCTCTGTATTTCAGCCACAGCTCTCATAGAGAAGGCAACTGTTGAATGGGCAGCTGTTTTTTATACCATCGCTGTATCAAAGGTATATACAAAGTTGCATTGCAAAGTTTAGAGACccccgtttttttttcttctccaccaTCTTCCAGTAACGTTTGGGGATTCTGGTGTTGATGCCCATAAATGTACATGTCATGTCCAGACTTCCATACTTACTCATTTAAACTCCCGTTTTAAATTGTATGTATGGATCACATGCTTATGACATAAATGACACGACTGGGCTCAATCTATGAAAAAgttctcatgtgtgtgtgtgtgtgtgtgtgtgtgtgtgtgtgtgtgtgtgtgtgtgtgtgtgtaggagcgAGCAGAGGTGCTGGTGATCAGAGTGCTGAGCAGCTTTAAGAGCAGTGACATAGAGAAGGCGGTGGGCTCACTGGACAAAGCCGGAGTGGACCTGCTGATGAAATACATCTACAAAGGCTTTGAGAGGCCCTCCGACAACAGCAgcgctgtgctgctgcagtggcaCGAAAAGGTATGCAGAAAAACATGCTTTTCATTTGTCCTTTTACCTTTTTACTATTACTAACAAGCTAGCTTATTGAAGTTGAGGCAGTGTCATGTGAGAGTGTAAGGAAAAGTATGTTCTTGTCAACAAAGCCAAGGCAAATGTCTCTTCGACAAACTCTGTTCTCAACTATCTCATAGTCATGGCCAGCATTCCTGTACGTTATGATACTATTTTACCCCCCCAGCTGAAACCTGGTGCCACGGGTCCACCACCAGTCAGCACTAAGACAGGTTTGAGCTCAGTGATCTAAACCGTACGTTTGATAGTGAAATGAATAGAGAATCATGATACGGACACCGTCTGATACGTTGCAATATCCCCAGGAAAAAGccagttcaacattttatacacattgcGAGTTTTActcaaacttcctgcaggtattaagtttaCTATTTAGGTTCACTGTACAGTTCATTGTCGTGTGCTGTGAATATAATGACACGTACATAAAGATGTTTCAAAGGAAGCAGGATaccttttccccctttttatgtgggtggggCCGTCGGTGTATATACAATGGCAAAATAGGgatcccttaagaaaaaggttggtcTAAACCATGGATTTTGGAAGTGGAAACGAAGGTGTTCACACCAGAAAAGTCCCCTTTTAAGGGTATTGAGGACTATCCACTGTCTATCGTCAAACAAATATAATGGACGTCAAAATAAGCAActgcgtgggtgtgtgttcatggtaatgacaGAACACGTCACCCAGGGCAACAGCGTGACTCATTGCCATTGAGCTcggtggcacagaggaagaggatgtaCACATTTCCCCAATTTTTGGGGAAAAGTGGGATCAGCGCGGCGATCAGCAAGCCAGCTAGCTCAGCTGGAGATGGCGCAtgtctaaatgtgtgtttgtgtgtccacagGCTCTGGCGGCGGGAGGAGTGGGCTCTATAGTGCGAGTCCTGACCGCCAGGAAGACCGTCTGATGGTCCCAGAGCAACAGAGGGACTCTGTTAACAGACATTAGTCCATAATCTGGCCCGTCGCAAACAAGGCCGCCGCCGCCGCGAAACAGGGTCAAgcctctgtttattttctgtctttgatgGTGATTCCCGTTTATTTTTATACTGAAGCTGTCTTCCCTGCTGCCgttctgtcctctttttttttttttttttctttcagcagcATTCACTATTTTCAGTCACACCTCTGGGATTCAGAAGTGCGAGCTGTCACTCAGGGAGGTGCTGGCACCTCCAAACTGCCTGTTTGCCAGCTACACTTTAGACGCTTCGCTCAGACACATTCCCTCCAAAGCAGCTCCGCACTCCGCACATACTGCTGCTCTGATGcctctgctcccccccccccccccccactctacttctttcctcctccttcttcttctctgaagCCTCTGTATCATCCAGTTTGAGGAAATGGAAAAGACTTTTGGATGGACCGTCACGGAGCTGTCCAGGCTTTGGGATTGGACTTATTTCTTCCCCACATAACTTTCTAACTTTGTGAACATCTTTTATTCATTGACTTATTTCTTTTCTACTCACACCACATTGTTGCATGCAGCCTGGCTTTCATTTATACTGCttctattctttcttttttttttatacctgaaataaacaacaaaaaagtgcTAAACCTGAATATCGACTGATTACTCTCCtgctcaaataaactttttgtgttttatttaaggCAACAAATGTAACCTCTCCTTATTTTCTCATTCAGTTTAAGCTTATGTGTACAATTTATTTTAACCCATAAGAAAATGTCACGtgtggttggtggtgaaccTGTTGCAGCAGTGGccaaaaacaagcacattttaaGTGAATACAAGCTCAGACATTTCTACGGTGTTATGTATaattttaagttgtttttaaaaaaaaaatgtaacgaTAAGTCAATGAACTGATTTTTTTCGGTAACCTCTTTTACTAATGGATCAAttgttttcaagcaaaagtACCAAAAAAGTGACCAGAGTGATGTTTCCAGCTGTTACAGTAAACTAAATATTCTGTGCTTTTGGGCAGTTGGttagacaaaataaagacatttgatGTCACCATATTATGATTAATATTTATATGCAAGTCGGCAGAGTGCACATAATAATCTTGTGCATGGTCATGAATTATTGCATTTATGCCAACTAGCAGTTACCCCAAATCCCTTATGCACCATATGTGCATTAACCCAGTTAGGGGTTTAAACAGTCactgggtttgtttttgttttgttttttacaatgAGTCGTGGTTATGAATTGAATTTAAGAGAAATTACAATGGTGAACTATTGTGGCTCGTAGCTGGAAGTATGTAGCCACCGTGTGAAAGGCTGAGGTGATTGGCAGGGCAAACAAAAGGCACCTTACCTGTTTTTATCCCTGGAGTGAATTTCTCACGTACACCgatcaggcataacattatgaccacTGACAGGTGAAGTGAATAAAACGCTGATTATCTCTTCATCATGGCACCTGGGATGTATTAGGtaacaaatgaacattttgtcctcaaagttgatgtgttagaagcaggaaaaatgggCGACCGTAAGGATTTGAGCGAGTTTGACAAGGGCCAACTGCACGTGGGGAGCGAAGGCTGGCCCGGGTGGTCCGATCCAACAGACGAGCTGCTGTAGCTCAAATTGCCAAAGAAGTTGATGTTGGTTCTGATAGAAAGGTGTCAGAATACACAGTGCATCGCAGTTTGATGCGTATGGGGCTGCATAGCCGCAGACCAGTCAGGGTGCCCGTGCTGACCCCCGTCCACCAGCCGAAAGCGCCAACAATGGGCACGTGAGCATCAGAACTGGACCACGGAGCCATGGAAGAAGGTGGCCTGGTCTGATGAATCaccttttcttttacatcacGTGGATGGCAAGAAGGCAAGCCGGCGGAGGCAGTGTGATGCTTTGGGAAGTGTTCTGCTGGGAAACCTTGGGTCCTGCCATCCATGTGGATGTTACTTTGACACGTACCGCCTACCTAAGCATTGTTGCAGACCATGTACACCCTTTCATGGAAACGATATTCCCTGACGGCCGTGGCCTCTTTCAGCAGGATAATGCGACCctgccacaaagcaaaaatggTTCAGGAATGGTTTGAGGAGCACAACAACGAGTTGTTGACTTGGCCTCCAAATTccccagatctcaatccaatcGAGCATCTGTGGGATGTGCTGGACAAACAAGTCCGATCCATGGAGGCCCCACCTCGCCACTTACAGGACTTAAAGGATCTGCTGCTAACATCTTGGTGCCAGATACcaagatgtgtgtatgtgtatgtatgtatgtatgaatgtatgtatttatgtcaatatgtaggtatgtatgtatgtgtgcatgtgtgtatatatgtgtgtgtgtgtgtgtatgtagatttgtatgtatatatgtatgtaagtatgtatatttgtgtgtatgtgggtaagcgggtatgtgtgtatatgtatgtaggcGTATGTAGgcgtgtatgtgtatgcatgtatgtatttataaatgtgtgcgtatgtgtgcttgtgtatgtaggtgtgtgtgtgtgtgtgtgtgtgtatgtatgtacgtatatgtgtgtgtgtactgtgtatatatgcatgtgtatgtgtgtgtgtatatatgtgggtatgtgtgcatgtgtgtgtatgtgggtatgtgtgcatgtatgtatatgtgtgcatgtgtgtgtatatgtgggtatgtgtgcatgtgtgtgtatgtatgtatgtgtactgtgtgtatgtatgcgtgtgtgtgtatgtatgtaggcctgtatgtatgtgtatgtatgtaggtgtgtatatgtatttatgtgtatgtgtatgtatgtatatgtgtttgtatgtatgtaggtgtgtatgtatgtgtatgtgtgtatctatgtgtatgtatgtatgtgtgtatgtgtatatatgtatgtataaatgtaagtatgtatgtatgtcggtgtgtgtgtgtgtatgtaggtttgtatgtatgtacgtatgtgtgtgtatgtttgtatgcaagtatgtatttgtgcatgtatgtatgtaggtgtaggtgtgtgtgtgtgtactgtgtatgtatgtgtgtatgtatatgtgtgtgtgtgtatgtgggtatgtatgtatgtatgcaagtatgtatgtgtgtgtgtttctatgtgtatgtatgtgtgcatgtatgtatatgtgtttgtgtgtgtctatgtgtgtaggtgtgtatgtgtatgtgtgtgtgtgtgtgtatgtatatgtgggtatgtatgtaaatatgtaagtatgtgtatgtgggtgtgtgcatgtatgtatgtttgtgtatctatgtgcatgtgtttgtgtgtatgtatgcgtttgtgtgtgtgtttgtgtgtatctatgtgcatgtgtttgtgtgtatgtatgcgtttgtgtgtgtgtacctatgtgcgtttgtgtgtgtgtatgtatgtgtttgtgtgtgtgtgtgtgtatgtgtatgtgtgtgtaagttccAGTTCCACCTTCATCCGTGCTGCATGCCTGTGCCATTTGTTGATACTTCATGTAGTTATGGCTcgtgctaaaaaaaaaaaaaagccatgcaAGCACATCACAGCATGAATTCTATTCTTTTTACCTCTTTCTGAGAATCCTGTCTTGAGCAAAGACccaataaagacacaaacatttttgattgCACTCCCATCAGAAATTCCCACGTCATTCTCTGCGGCTCCTTTCACCACGCACGCaaactcctcttcctcaggggCCCCTTTGCAAACAGTAGCATGTAGGCAGCGTCTTTTATGGACAGCCAAATTTGAAGAGTTGCATAAAGGAGTTTCACACAGGTGCACTGCAGAGTCATAGTCATCTCTGTCAGCTGTGAATAGATGCACTCCTCTTTGTTTTACACAGGGTTAAAACAACAGAGCTCGGGGTCTTTCTATGAGAGCCGTGACTGCTGTGCCGAGAATGGCGATTTGTTTGATGAAGATCAAGCGGATCCCAGTTTTCGTTGAGCGTGTCTTGCAATGACAATAATGCGTTGGTTCACTTATAACTGCTTTATTGTcatgacaggagaaaaaaaaaaaaaaaaaagacgatacACAGCTGGACACCGATACATCAAGAGACAGTAGAGCTACCAGTCAGTTTCAACCAACTTCAACAACAGAGTCTTCCAGTAAACGTATAACCCTGCAACTGAAACCCtatctcaaaacaaaaaaaactcattcATACATGCGTTTTAATGATTCCCATTTAAATGGCCGAGGGCTGGGCGACATCGCCGAAGTCAATTTCGTATTGATAAGAAATGTTTCCCAGCACTGTATGTGTATCAGAACAGGGCACATTTATGCATACTGGATGCATGGAATCACTATTCCACTGTAAGCCAATACACTATGATACTGAGTCCTCACCAAGTCCTGCATACCATGTAGTTCTATgaacaaacatttctaaaattgCCTGAAGGAAGAAAGTTCCTCTATGGAATGCGCCTCTGTAGGCGTagtaattaaaaaacaaactactaAACCAATGGGAACTCTGAATTAAAGGCAATATTATTAAATTActattttggttgaaataactcactTTGACCAgtgcatgtcactaacaatatcggactgaagggctcctttagaaaaaatgtgtctgtgatcacccgcccccctttgtatttagtctttttttttttaaaactggaccaagactgaatcaaacaaccaatcagggttaacTACCACattaactggccaatcacattgACTCTGTACAGACAAGGGCGTTCTACAGAAGGCTCGACCTTCTGGATTGAATTAGaacccctgattaccctgattggttgtttgattcagacctggtccagttgtttttaaaagactattaaaggagcccttcatttaaatattgttagtgacatgaaatggtcaaaatgagttattacATCTATTCTTCTTGTTCTTTAGCCAACTTGACAATGTCTGCACTCATTGCATCACAAAGTctattaaccccccccccacacacacacacacacagaatgtttgtgattttgaaaacaaaacatacaatgaAAACATAAGCGACAGCACTGTGTTCTAAGTTGAACACACAGATTCAGGTTTATTGTCCAAACAGAAAGATGCAGTATACAggtctcacacactctctctctctctctctcacactcacacacacacacacacagtacaaaaatGAGACAGGAGCACACCTCTGCCAAACTTTGTCGCTTTCCTCCTCCCCAAAGCTGGGAATCTGGACAAGATCCTTGGGTTTGAGGCGTCCCTCGCGGGTGCTGCACTGACAAGAAGTTCCTGAACAGGCTTCGCCGAGTTGGCACGTGAACAGGCAGAGTGAGAATTCAACAGAATTCAAATGGGAAAGTTCAGTTTGACAAAAGAATCATAACTCAAAGTCCACTTACTatctcttttttgttgttgttttgttttaatagagACTGATGAGTGATATGCGGATGCAGTCAAATGAACAGAAAGCAGTGCACAAAGTGAAGGGTAGCGGCAGTTTTCTAGGTTTAGGAAATTCTAGTACATTCTCACATACAATATTTTGACCGAAGTGTCCTGAATTGAATGTAATACAatgaaaatcatgaaaataagctgcatcctttctcttttcttttttttttgtagtgaaTGCGACAATACTGTCAGGGTTCTTGCAGCCCTGACACAAATGAAATGGCGGCGGTAAAATGACAGGACATTTTGTGGTGCAAACAGGTTTGGCTTCACATTCGCTCATACTGGGAATTGTCACAAAATTGTCTGGGGGCTTCTATTGACCTCCCAGTTAGCTACATTTAATCGATCCCTAGCGTCATAAagaaacaaccccccccccccaacaaaaaaaacgtaCCCTATGTATGTAAATCTATTCTGTCGTGTGACGCCTATGAGCTTTAGATGAAGACAGTTCGGGTCCAACATGGCGCCCATTTCTTTACATCCAAGGGGGCGATGGCGAGGGAAGGATCCCGCGACAAACAATCCAGCAGAAAGGGAGTGGGGGTTTTGTGGAGTTGTGTGAATACTTTTAATggtctgactgtgtgtggtgCTGCAAAAGCCGCctccaatcacacacacacacacacacacacacacacacacacacacacacacacacacacacacacacacacacacacacacacacacacacacaccttcctctcCATGTTTACAAAAGACATTTATAAAAAGGACAAGCCATAGAGAGCAGCCACAGATATTAAGGACAGTTTGTTCCTACAGGCAGCAGATCAAGACAACAGCTACGAGATTCTCGAgacgagcccccccccccccccccccctccatgagCTCCATTCATTTGGTGTCTCATTTGGTCTACCTCGATCCCTGGGTACAGTGGTTCAGTTTTCACAGACAGCGGCCATCCAGACCTTCACTGCTCTCTGGTCTTATTCGACTacaaagaccccccccccccccccccccctgaaaaAAGTTGCAACATTATTGGGGGCTTCATGTCACTGTATAGATGCACCTGGGTGTGCCCACTGCTGGTAAAAACTGCAAAACGCGCCTCAGCgtgaacacacactttccttAGTAGTATTCAACTTCACTTTCTCAAAAGGCCCCCCTATACACGCCGTGACGCCGCAAACCTGCAGCTGAAACCAAATCGCGCGATCGAATCACTACGTTGGAATATTTTTACTTCAAAAACCTTCTGTCTGAACTTGCGTGGTTGAAATGTCCCTTCTTAAACATGTCCACTAAGCTTTAAGTTGTGCAATTTCAgaatgaaacccccccccccccaaaaaaaaaaaatgagaaggCAGATCAAGTCAACTTAGACTGGACTGGTGAAATGAAATTCCCAATGAAAAAATGGGTTTAAACTTAAACAATGGGGCTGCCGGGGGGAA from Enoplosus armatus isolate fEnoArm2 chromosome 14, fEnoArm2.hap1, whole genome shotgun sequence includes the following:
- the LOC139296468 gene encoding actin-related protein 2/3 complex subunit 5-like, with amino-acid sequence MSKNALSDRFRKVDVDEYDENKFVDEEDGGENQGGPDEAEVDGLLRQYPLTSKSGNMNAALHAVLKNPPINAKNQNTKERAEVLVIRVLSSFKSSDIEKAVGSLDKAGVDLLMKYIYKGFERPSDNSSAVLLQWHEKALAAGGVGSIVRVLTARKTV